The following coding sequences lie in one Lolium perenne isolate Kyuss_39 chromosome 2, Kyuss_2.0, whole genome shotgun sequence genomic window:
- the LOC127336931 gene encoding pectinesterase, with protein MSPSLYDKRRHLVVLLSLLTLTLTAGLSTADAAAATVSFYPSPEAAASAHCDGTLYPDLCLSTLATIPNLHKKPLRVVIGATCNRTETEVTDMSANCSSYLQESSLTARDRLAVSDCIELLDDTMDDLRATTSDLEQRLSTSSRPMMHEVMTVLSAAITNQQTCLEGFAYQKGGHLRRLIEPRINHISRLVSNSLALARKLPGANASSTSTSSMESMQRQPFMGYGQMVKGFPRWVRPGNRRLLQAPASGIKADAVVAKDGSGAYTTVSAAVAAAPTNSKTRYVIYIKAGTYMENVEVGKKHKNLMFIGDGIGKTVIKASLNVVDGSTTFRSATVAVVGNNFMARDLTIENAAGPSKHQAVALRVGADLSAFYRCSFVGYQDTLYVHSLRQFYRECDIYGTIDFVFGNAAVVLESCNLYARRPLPNQSNIYTAQGRTDPNQNTGISIHKCKVAAASDLAAVQSSFRTYLGRPWQHHSRTVFMESELDSVVDPKGWLEWDGTFALDTLYYGEYKNTGPGADTSKRVNWKGYRVINGASEANTFTAGSFIDGDIWLQI; from the exons ATGTCACCCAGCCTATACGACAAACGGAGGCATCTCGTCGTCCTCCTCAGTCTCCTCACCCTCACACTCACCGCCGGTCTCTCAACAgccgatgccgccgccgccacagtcTCCTTCTATCCCTCTCCGGAGGCCGCCGCGTCCGCGCACTGCGACGGCACGTTGTACCCAGACCTCTGCCTATCCACGCTCGCCACCATTCCAAACCTCCACAAGAAGCCCCTCCGGGTCGTCATCGGCGCTACCTGCAACCGCACGGAGACGGAAGTCACTGACATGTCTGCCAATTGCTCCTCCTACCTCCAGGAGAGCTCCCTCACCGCGCGCGACCGGCTTGCCGTGTCGGACTGCATTGAGCTTCTCGACGACACCATGGACGACCTCCGGGCCACCACTTCCGACCTGGAGCAGCGGCTCTCTACCTCGAGCCGGCCAATGATGCACGAAGTCATGACGGTCCTCTCCGCCGCCATCACCAACCAGCAGACCTGCCTCGAGGGCTTCGCGTACCAGAAGGGCGGCCATCTTCGGCGCTTGATAGAGCCCCGCATCAACCACATCTCCCGACTGGTCAGCAACTCGCTTGCCCTGGCCAGGAAGCTGCCCGGTGCCAATGCGTCGTCCACGTCAACGTCGTCTATGGAGAGCATGCAGCGGCAGCCATTCATGGGGTACGGGCAGATGGTGAAGGGGTTCCCGCGGTGGGTGAGGCCTGGGAACCGGCGGCTGCTGCAGGCGCCAGCGTCGGGCATAAAAGCAGATGCGGTGGTGGCCAAGGACGGGAGCGGCGCCTACACAACGGTGTCggcggcggtcgcggcggcgccgACCAACTCGAAGACCAGGTACGTGATATACATCAAGGCTGGCACGTACATGGAGAACGTGGAGGTCGGGAAGAAGCACAAGAATCTCATGTTCATCGGCGACGGCATCGGCAAGACGGTCATCAAAGCCAGCCTCAACGTCGTCGACGGCTCCACCACCTTCCGCTCCGCCACAGTCG CGGTGGTGGGCAACAACTTCATGGCCCGCGATCTGACTATCGAGAACGCGGCTGGCCCATCGAAGCACCAGGCGGTGGCGCTCCGCGTCGGAGCCGACCTATCGGCTTTCTACCGTTGCAGCTTCGTGGGTTACCAGGACACGCTGTACGTGCACTCTCTCCGGCAGTTCTACCGCGAGTGCGACATCTACGGCACCATCGACTTCGTGTTCGGCAACGCCGCCGTGGTGCTCGAGAGCTGCAACCTCTACGCGCGGCGCCCACTGCCGAACCAGAGCAACATCTACACGGCGCAGGGCAGGACGGACCCGAACCAGAACACGGGCATCTCCATCCACAAGTGCAAGGTCGCCGCCGCGTCGGACCTCGCCGCCGTGCAGTCGAGCTTCCGGACCTACCTGGGCAGGCCGTGGCAGCACCACTCGCGCACGGTGTTCATGGAGTCGGAGCTGGACAGCGTCGTCGACCCCAAGGGGTGGCTCGAGTGGGACGGCACTTTCGCGCTCGACACTCTCTACTACGGCGAGTACAAGAACACGGGCCCCGGAGCGGACACGTCCAAGCGGGTGAATTGGAAGGGTTACCGCGTGATCAACGGCGCGTCGGAGGCCAACACCTTCACGGCGGGGTCTTTCATCGACGGTGACATCTGGCTACAGATATAG